AAGCGAATATGCTGCCATATTTTATTTCAATTTGGTGATGCTTCTAGTTTACTCTTCTTGTGGCGGGTTTGATCGGAATTTGCTGTAAAAACGTAAAACTGCGTAAGTTTTGCGAATCAAAGTCAAGTTCCAAAAAACTACGCGCCCGACTAGCTGACCTCATTGCAGCCGAATCCGTGCAGGATCTAGTTTATGGAAAGCCTCACCCTTTAAAAGGCGATCGCTTAGGACAGTTTGCTGTATCTCTGGAAGGTGCTGAACGGCTTGTATTTGAACCAAGTAATGCTCAAATTCCATATAAGGAAGATGGCGGTATTGACTGGGCAAAAGTAACTGAAGTCTGTATTGTATTTATTGGAGATTACCATGACTGAACAAGATCTTTCCTTTACTCCAGAATGGGTGTCACCGCCAGGGGATACCATTGTTGATGCGATTGAAGAACGCGACTGGACGCAAGCGCAACTAGCTGAACGTCTGGGCTATACCGAAAAACACGTTAGTTTATTGATTAATGCCAAGGTTCCCATTACTGAAGAGTCTGCCCAAAAGCTATCACGGGTGATTGGCAGTACGCCAGAGTTTTGGCTGCGGAGAGAGGCTCAATATCGCGCTCAATTAGTACAAATTGAAGAAAGAGAGCGTTTACAGTCTTGGGTTCCTTGGCTCGATCGCCTTCCTGTTAAGGATTTAATGAAGCAGGGAGCGATCACCAAGCGACGATTAGATGCTAAAAACAAGCCTGAGATTGTGAAGGAGTTACTTCAACTTTTTGGGGTGGCTTCTCCTGATAATTGGGAAACTTGTTATGAACAAAAGCAGGTAGCCTTTCGCCGCACTCGCAAGGAGCAAAGTAATGTAGGTGCTATTTCAACTTGGTTGCGTTTGGGTGAGATTGAAGCAGAAAAGGCTGAGGTTCCTAAATACAATAAAGCCAAGTTTGAGAAGGCAGTTCAAGAGATACGGAAGCTGACGGTTTTATCTCAAGCGGAATTTATGCCGCAGATGCAGCGCTTATGTAATGAGGCGGGTGTGATTTTGGCGATCGTCCCTGCGATTCCTTGTGCTTATACAAGTGGGGTGGCGCGTTGGCTAAATCCGCACAGAGCTTTGATTCAGCTTTCGTTGTATGGCAAACAGAACGATCGCTTTTGGTTTACTTTTTTCCATGAGGCGGCGCATATTTTGCTGCACGATAAGAAGGATATTTTTCTTGATGATTCTAGTCATGGCGATCGCCTTGAGTCACAGCAGGAGGATGAGGCAAATGCTTGGGCAAGGGAGTTTTTAATTCCATCAGAGTATGATGTGGAGTTATCTGCGCTGCGATCGCGTGAGGATGTGATTAATTTTGCTGAGAGGCTTGGGATTCATGCTGGGATTGTGGTTGGACGATTACAGTATGATAAGGTTATTGAGCATAATAGTAAGCTCAATACTATAAAAGTAAGCCTCGATCTTGAAAGTAGAGAGTTGTAGTTTTAATTATTTTAGCTTTTTCCCTATCATAACAATGGCTGTCAATTGCTATATTAAAAGAGAAAATTGGAATGTATAACCTAACAGACAATCAAAAAAAGGTCGCAAAATGGCTAGTTAAAAATGTTAAAGATGAAAATCTAAACG
This sequence is a window from Pseudanabaena sp. BC1403. Protein-coding genes within it:
- a CDS encoding ImmA/IrrE family metallo-endopeptidase, with product MTEQDLSFTPEWVSPPGDTIVDAIEERDWTQAQLAERLGYTEKHVSLLINAKVPITEESAQKLSRVIGSTPEFWLRREAQYRAQLVQIEERERLQSWVPWLDRLPVKDLMKQGAITKRRLDAKNKPEIVKELLQLFGVASPDNWETCYEQKQVAFRRTRKEQSNVGAISTWLRLGEIEAEKAEVPKYNKAKFEKAVQEIRKLTVLSQAEFMPQMQRLCNEAGVILAIVPAIPCAYTSGVARWLNPHRALIQLSLYGKQNDRFWFTFFHEAAHILLHDKKDIFLDDSSHGDRLESQQEDEANAWAREFLIPSEYDVELSALRSREDVINFAERLGIHAGIVVGRLQYDKVIEHNSKLNTIKVSLDLESREL
- a CDS encoding type II toxin-antitoxin system RelE/ParE family toxin, yielding MAGLIGICCKNVKLRKFCESKSSSKKLRARLADLIAAESVQDLVYGKPHPLKGDRLGQFAVSLEGAERLVFEPSNAQIPYKEDGGIDWAKVTEVCIVFIGDYHD